From a single Apostichopus japonicus isolate 1M-3 chromosome 12, ASM3797524v1, whole genome shotgun sequence genomic region:
- the LOC139977131 gene encoding uncharacterized protein: MIRLLFIAAVVVSCQASSFVNAPRGRGCRSPNWKCDCKLVYSCDGSNKFSDDFSDSTIAGEVKDLAPEDYQLRIPGKRWRREIWSQEEFCKRECHDRLNAFLCLDGSGDPSDYSDSALCLKLLAIKSGPFSQDGSDEPCCEIYLQWGLNWCPDKWYKLVRNVRCLYLPLDPNFATATTGGTSSHVFSVEGGCTADGTLDFTWCDSAPKCIVPPPPPPPPPPPPPGS, translated from the exons ATGATTCGGCTTTTGTTTATAGCTGCTGTGGTCGTTAGTTGCCAGGCATCATCATTTGTAAACGCACCCAGAGGAAGGGGTTGCAGAAG CCCAAACTGGAAATGTGACTGCAAACTAGTCTACAGCTGTGATGGTAGCAACAAATTTTCAGATGACTTCAGTGACAGTACTATCGCTGGAGAAGTCAAAGATTTGGCCCCTGAAGACTACCAACTGAGGATTCCAGGGAAAAGATGGCGACGAGAGATCTGGAGTCAAGAAGAGTTTTGTAAAAGGGAATGTCATGATCGATTGAACGCGTTCTTGTGTCTTGACGGTAGCGGTGACCCTTCAGATTACTCTGACTCTGCCCTTTGTCTGAAGCTTCTTGCCATCAAATCGGGTCCGTTTTCCCAAGATGGTAGTGACGAGCCATGCTGCGAGATATACCTACAGTGGGGTCTCAACTGGTGTCCCGACAAGTGGTACAAACTGGTACGGAATGTTCGGTGTTTATATCTGCCGCTCGATCCTAATTTTGCCACGGCTACTACCGGTGGAACATCTTCGCACGTTTTTAGTGTAGAGGGAGGTTGTACAGCGGATGGAACACTCGATTTCACGTGGTGTGATAGCGCTCCTAAGTGTATTGTGCCGCCCCCGCCGCCGCCCCCGCCGCCGCCCCCACCGCCGGGGTCATAA
- the LOC139977330 gene encoding solute carrier family 35 member G1-like encodes MDLTRLFRRLSGSLPRNEENDPSSPLIQSEEEYKSETIKLDSTEKQNTELANSGSTNNGNCKAFNFKATCWKFFNLVKDRYGLLLAILASFMYASTSIIVKVLVQTLDPLQVIPISLIVTMIGSLFFVLQQRVSLPTSFTDYIWLSLSGVMLISNTFCFVYSVSFIDAGNTVSILYTSVMLAGFSSWLFLKEPLRLLEFCFAFLALLGVVFVSRPSFVFGNDQMDTSDNENTLIGVGFALVAACSISLQFTFVRKQSQLGIHSLFTLFFNSIVAVSVSAVAVIASGKWRQPTFEEALLAILCSSLYFVGQCALYLALKVEKVTFVTIILTQEIVYTFLMQFIFLQVAATWTSYVGAFLIITACIGISI; translated from the exons atggaTCTGACGAGATTGTTTCGTCGCCTTAGTGGATCTTTG CCCCGGAATGAGGAGAATGATCCATCGTCGCCATTAATACAGTCTGAAGAAGAATATAAATCAGAAACGATCAAGTTGGACTCAACGGAGAAACAAAACACCGAGCTAGCTAATAGTGGATCAACAAATAACGGCAATTGCAAAGCTTTCAATTTCAAAGCAACATGTTGGAAGTTTTTTAATCTAGTAAAGGATCGTTATGGTTTGCTTCTCGCCATCTTAGCGTCCTTTATGTATGCCTCGACCAGTATTATTGTCAAAGTACTTGTGCAAACACTTGATCCACTTCAAGTAATCCCAATATCTTTAATCGTTACGATGATTGGCTCGTTATTTTTCGTCTTGCAACAACGAGTTTCTCTTCCCACAAGTTTTACTGATTATATCTGGTTATCCCTTAGTGGAGTTATGCTGATCTCAAACACATTTTGTTTCGTCTATTCTGTGAGTTTCATTGATGCCGGAAACACAGTTTCAATCTTGTATACGTCGGTGATGCTTGCAGGGTTTTCTAGCTGGCTTTTCTTGAAGGAACCACTAAGACTACTGGAATTCTGTTTTGCGTTTCTAGCACTTCTCGGTGTCGTATTTGTTTCTCGTCCGTCTTTTGTCTTTGGAAACGATCAAATGGACACCTCTGACAACGAGAACACATTGATCGGGGTAGGATTTGCTTTGGTTGCAGCATGTTCCATTAGTTTACAGTTTACGTTTGTTCGAAAACAGTCACAGCTAGGAATACATAGTTTATTTACACTATTCTTCAATTCTATTGTTGCTGTTAGTGTAAGTGCTGTCGCAGTAATCGCAAGTGGAAAATGGAGACAGCCAACATTCGAAGAGGCTTTGTTGGCAATTTTGTGTagttctttgtattttgttggCCAATGTGCTCTTTATCTTGCCCTGAAAGTAGAAAAAGTAACCTTTGTGACAATTATATTAACTCAGGAGATTGTGTACACATTCCTGATGCAGTTCATTTTTCTACAAGTCGCTGCTACATGGACTTCTTACGTCGGAGCATTTTTGATAATAACTGCGTGTATTGGGATATCAATTTAA
- the LOC139977644 gene encoding solute carrier family 35 member G1-like: MYLHIQLAICKYDSLTLLQKCSLNPVYIENIKRTFELDLKRMLRLFNLIGSVPRNEENDPLSPLLQSEEEYKSETTKSDSTEKQNTELANSGSTKESNCKVCNFKTACWKCWNFLKDRYGLLLAILSAFTFATMSIIVKVLVQTLDPLQVIPISLIVTTIGSLCFVWQQRVSLPTSCTDYIWLFLSGVTLTSNTFCTVYSLSFIDAGNAVTILYTSVMLAGFSSWLILKEPLRLREFCFAFLALLGVVFVSHPSFVFGKDQMDTSDKENTLIGVGFSLGGAFSISLQYTFVRKQSQLGIHSLFSLFFNSTVAVIIGAVAVIASGKWIEPTFVEASLAMLCSCVYFVGQCALYLALKVEKVTLVTITLTIDIVFTFLMQYLLLHIASTWTSYVGALLIITACIGISI; the protein is encoded by the exons ATGTACCTGCATATACAGCTAGCTATATGTAAGTATGATTCTTTAACGTTGCTACAAAAGTGCTCATTGAATCCAGTTTATATAGAGAACATCAAGAGAACATTTGAATTGGATCTAAAGAGAATGTTGCGTCTATTTAATCTTATTGGATCTGTG CCCCGGAATGAGGAGAATGATCCATTGTCGCCATTATTACAGTCTGAAGAAGAATATAAATCAGAAACGACCAAGTCGGACTCAACGGAGAAACAAAATACCGAGCTAGCTAATAGTGGATCAACAAAAGAAAGCAATTGCAAAGTTTGTAATTTCAAAACAGCATGTTGGAAATGTTGGAATTTTTTAAAGGATCGTTATGGTTTGCTTCTAGCCATCTTATCGGCGTTTACATTTGCTACTATGAGTATTATTGTCAAAGTACTTGTGCAAACACTTGATCCACTTCAAGTAATCCCAATATCTTTAATCGTTACGACGATTGGCTCACTATGTTTTGTCTGGCAACAACGAGTTTCTCTTCCCACAAGTTGTACTGATTATATCTGGTTATTCCTTAGTGGAGTTACGCTGACCTCAAACACCTTTTGTACCGTCTATTCTTTGAGTTTCATTGATGCCGGAAACGCAGTTACAATCTTGTATACGTCGGTGATGCTTGCAGGGTTTTCTAGTTGGCTTATCTTGAAGGAACCACTGAGACTACGGGAATTCTGCTTTGCGTTTTTAGCACTTCTCGGTGTCGTATTTGTTTCTCACCCGTCTTTTGTCTTTGGAAAAGATCAAATGGACACCTCTGACAAAGAGAATACATTGATCGGGGTAGGATTTAGTTTAGGTGGGGCGTTTTCCATTAGTTTACAATATACGTTTGTTCGAAAACAGTCACAGCTAGGAATACATAGTCTTTTTTCACTATTCTTCAATTCTACTGTTGCTGTTATTATAGGTGCTGTAGCAGTCATCGCAAGCGGAAAATGGATAGAGCCAACATTCGTAGAGGCTTCGTTGGCAATGTTGTGTAGTTGTGTGTACTTTGTTGGTCAATGTGCTCTTTATCTTGCCCTAAAAGTAGAAAAAGTAACCTTAGTTACAATTACCTTAACAATAGACATTGTCTTCACATTCCTGATGCAGTATTTACTTTTACATATCGCTTCTACATGGACCTCTTATGTCGGAGCATTGTTGATAATAACTGCCTGTATTGGGATATCAATTTAA